A window of the Cicer arietinum cultivar CDC Frontier isolate Library 1 chromosome 6, Cicar.CDCFrontier_v2.0, whole genome shotgun sequence genome harbors these coding sequences:
- the LOC101490405 gene encoding expansin-A13-like — protein MLISIYIITIQLITILLFTSPAATSHYSSPSPPAAPFYESSPEPPSLAAEWLSAHATYYSDANDPMDALDGACGYGATIKDGYGLAATAVSETLFVRGQICGACFELRCFEEEVPFDRRRCGSGSSIVVTATNFCAPNYGFDAESGGGECNPPKQHFVVPVEAFEKIGIRKGGKLPVQYRRIKCRREGGMRFTITGSGIFNSVLISNVAGIGDIVGVKVKGSRTGWIPMGRNWGQNWHVNALLQNQPLSFEVTSSDGVTITSYNVAPKNWTFGQTFAGKQFES, from the exons atgttaatctctATTTACATTATTACCATTCAACTAATAACTATTCTCTTATTCACTTCACCGGCGGCTACCTCTCATTACTCATCTCCCTCACCACCAGCCGCACCATTCTACGAATCTTCCCCTGAACCTCCTTCCCTCGCCGCCGAATGGCTCTCCGCTCACGCCACTTACTACTCCGACGCCAATGACCCCATGGATGCACTGGACGGCGCGTGTGGCTACGGAGCCACTATCAAAGATGGTTACGGCCTCGCCGCAACCGCAGTCAGCGAAACTCTCTTCGTGCGTGGTCAGATCTGTGGCGCGTGTTTTGAGCTACGCTGTTTCGAAGAGGAAGTTCCATTTGACAGGCGGCGGTGTGGCTCCGGCAGTTCGATTGTTGTCACCGCTACTAATTTCTGTGCACCGAACTATGGTTTTGACGCGGAGAGCGGTGGCGGAGAGTGTAACCCTCCTAAGCAGCACTTCGTTGTTCCGGTGGAAGCCTTCGAGAAGATCGGCATTCGGAAAGGCGGTAAGTTGCCCGTTCAGTATCGCAG GATAAAGTGCAGGAGGGAAGGGGGGATGCGGTTTACAATTACTGGTTCTGGTATCTTCAATTCAGTGCTGATTAGTAATGTAGCTGGCATAGGAGACATTGTTGGTGTGAAGGTTAAAGGTTCAAGAACAGGTTGGATTCCTATGGGTCGAAATTGGGGCCAAAACTGGCATGTAAATGCGTTGCTACAAAACCAACCTCTCTCATTTGAGGTCACTAGTAGTGATGGAGTCACCATTACATCTTACAATGTAGCTCCCAAGAATTGGACCTTTGGACAAACCTTTGCAGGCAAGCAATTCGAGTCTTAG